From the Rhodococcus sp. NBC_00297 genome, one window contains:
- a CDS encoding isocitrate/isopropylmalate dehydrogenase family protein, protein MTSAAHPGASQSDESGAGSRRAPHRIGVLHGDGIGTEIVPGTVQIVDAAVQALGATPVEWVELPFGRAALDEFGDAVPPRTLSALAELDAWVLGPHDSASYPEETRGQLTPGGRIRKEFDLYANIRPARALPGVRATSPDMDLVVVRENTEGFYADRNMAVGSGEFMPTPDVALAVAVFTRRACERIAEQAFALAETRRRHVTVVHKTNVLRLTTGLFKDVCMEVAERHPDVEVDHEHIDALTAKLVRSGETFDVLVAENMFGDILSDLTGELAGSLGTAPSINASDTKVMAQAAHGAAPDIAGRNRANPTALLLSVAAMLEHLAAGPGPADHARVGERIRAAVEATIASGVGTADIGGLASTSEFLETVDAHVVRGL, encoded by the coding sequence ATGACGAGTGCAGCGCATCCCGGGGCCTCACAGTCCGACGAGTCCGGTGCCGGTTCGCGCCGCGCACCGCACCGCATCGGTGTCCTGCACGGCGACGGCATCGGCACCGAGATCGTGCCCGGGACCGTACAGATCGTCGATGCGGCCGTGCAGGCCCTGGGTGCCACGCCCGTCGAGTGGGTGGAGCTGCCCTTCGGTCGTGCGGCACTCGACGAGTTCGGCGACGCGGTACCGCCGCGCACCCTGAGCGCGTTGGCAGAGTTGGACGCCTGGGTCCTCGGACCGCACGACAGCGCGTCCTACCCCGAGGAGACGCGGGGGCAGCTGACGCCGGGTGGTCGCATCCGCAAGGAGTTCGATCTGTACGCGAACATCCGGCCGGCACGCGCGTTGCCGGGCGTGCGGGCGACGAGTCCGGACATGGACCTGGTCGTCGTCCGGGAGAACACCGAGGGCTTCTACGCCGACCGCAACATGGCCGTCGGATCCGGGGAGTTCATGCCCACTCCCGACGTCGCCCTGGCCGTGGCGGTGTTCACCCGTCGAGCGTGCGAACGCATCGCCGAGCAGGCGTTCGCCCTCGCGGAGACTCGTCGGCGTCACGTGACCGTGGTGCACAAGACGAACGTGTTGCGGTTGACGACGGGGCTGTTCAAGGACGTGTGCATGGAGGTGGCCGAGCGGCACCCGGACGTCGAGGTGGACCACGAGCACATCGACGCCCTCACGGCGAAGCTCGTGCGGTCTGGGGAGACCTTCGACGTCCTGGTGGCCGAGAACATGTTCGGTGACATTTTGTCCGACCTCACCGGCGAGTTGGCCGGGTCGCTCGGGACGGCACCGTCGATCAACGCCTCGGACACCAAGGTGATGGCTCAGGCCGCCCACGGCGCGGCCCCCGACATCGCGGGCCGCAACCGCGCCAACCCGACGGCGCTGCTGCTGTCGGTGGCCGCGATGCTCGAGCACCTCGCGGCGGGACCCGGGCCCGCCGATCACGCACGGGTGGGTGAGCGGATTCGCGCGGCGGTCGAGGCGACGATCGCCTCGGGAGTCGGTACCGCGGACATCGGGGGACTCGCGTCCACGAGCGAGTTCCTCGAGACGGTCGACGCCCACGTGGTGCGTGGTCTCTGA
- a CDS encoding branched-chain amino acid ABC transporter permease, protein MPPSSPRRPGRTTATAALVRALVVVLLGLIAAATFGGTALAQEPTPSPTPSSSSPPASGSESDSAPPADAVNVSGSLNNAGERLVGVDVVALDSGESEVARTTSETGGRWTLPVSPGSYTFRVDPETLPDGVSVQGDVERTVEAGRANTVIFSFGEERSATVVPFYEKFLRTTIDGLRFGLVIALAAIGLSLIFGTTGLTNFAHGELVTLGAVAAWVFNQKLGIQLIPATVLAVIVGVAVGWANNAGLWRPLRRRKTGLIGQLVVSIGLAIALRYLILIFFSDRAEPYKDYQAQVQREWGPFAITDVNLACIVISVVVLVLVALMLQKTRIGKAMRAVADNRDLAASSGINVERVVTFVWCMGGGLAALGGVLFGLSELGGRVQWEMGFKLLLLMFAGITLGGLGTAYGALLGCVIVGLLVQWSTLVINPDLKYIGGLLVLIVILIVRPQGILGSRQRIG, encoded by the coding sequence GTGCCCCCCTCGAGTCCTCGACGGCCCGGACGAACGACGGCCACCGCCGCCCTCGTCCGCGCGCTCGTCGTCGTACTCCTCGGCCTCATCGCCGCAGCCACCTTCGGTGGAACGGCCCTGGCCCAGGAACCCACTCCGTCCCCCACTCCGAGCTCGAGCTCACCACCCGCGAGCGGCTCCGAGTCCGACTCCGCTCCACCCGCCGACGCGGTGAACGTCAGCGGCAGCCTGAACAACGCCGGTGAACGCCTCGTCGGCGTCGACGTCGTGGCCCTCGACTCCGGAGAGTCCGAGGTGGCTCGCACCACGTCGGAAACCGGTGGGCGATGGACACTTCCGGTCTCACCCGGCAGTTACACGTTCCGCGTCGACCCCGAGACCCTGCCCGACGGTGTCTCCGTGCAGGGCGACGTCGAACGCACCGTGGAGGCAGGTCGCGCCAACACCGTCATCTTCAGTTTCGGTGAGGAACGCAGCGCCACGGTCGTCCCGTTCTACGAGAAGTTCCTGCGCACCACCATCGACGGGCTGCGCTTCGGCCTGGTCATCGCGCTCGCCGCGATCGGTCTGAGCCTCATCTTCGGCACCACCGGGCTCACCAACTTCGCCCACGGCGAGTTGGTCACGCTCGGCGCCGTCGCGGCATGGGTCTTCAACCAGAAGCTCGGGATCCAGCTGATCCCGGCGACCGTCCTGGCGGTGATCGTCGGTGTGGCGGTCGGCTGGGCAAACAACGCCGGACTCTGGAGACCGCTGCGCAGACGCAAGACCGGCCTCATCGGCCAACTCGTCGTCTCGATCGGTCTCGCGATCGCCCTGCGGTACCTGATCCTCATCTTCTTCTCCGACCGCGCCGAGCCCTACAAGGACTATCAGGCGCAGGTGCAGCGTGAGTGGGGGCCGTTCGCCATCACCGACGTCAACCTCGCCTGCATCGTCATCAGCGTCGTGGTGCTCGTGCTCGTCGCGCTCATGCTGCAGAAGACCCGTATCGGCAAGGCCATGCGCGCCGTCGCCGACAACCGCGATCTCGCCGCGTCGTCCGGCATCAACGTCGAGCGCGTCGTGACCTTCGTCTGGTGCATGGGCGGCGGTCTCGCCGCTCTGGGCGGCGTGCTGTTCGGGCTCTCCGAGCTCGGCGGACGCGTCCAGTGGGAGATGGGCTTCAAGCTCCTCCTGCTCATGTTCGCCGGCATCACCCTCGGTGGCCTCGGTACGGCGTACGGCGCCCTGCTCGGCTGTGTCATCGTCGGTCTGCTGGTGCAGTGGTCGACGCTCGTGATCAACCCCGACCTCAAATACATCGGAGGATTGCTCGTCTTGATCGTCATCCTCATCGTCCGGCCGCAAGGCATCCTGGGCTCGCGGCAAAGGATCGGCTGA
- a CDS encoding class I SAM-dependent methyltransferase gives MPGRRRVDSRSSERASRSWWDHDSDEYHRTHGDFLGVTSEAGEFVWCPEGLHEGDVHLLGDVEGRDVLEIGCGSAPCSRWLASHGARATGLDISAGMLAHGAAAIAAREASSPGSASPALIQASAENLPFADASFDVVCSAFGAIPFVADSAGVMREVRRVLRPGGRWVFSVNHPMRWIFPDDPGPAGLTATIPYFDRTPYAEFDPDGTATYVEHHRTVGDRVREIVAAGLTLVDIVEPDWPEWLDRGWGQWSPLRGELFPGTAIFCCTA, from the coding sequence CTGCCCGGTCGCCGCCGCGTCGACTCCCGATCCTCCGAGCGGGCGTCCCGGTCCTGGTGGGACCACGATTCCGACGAGTACCACCGCACCCACGGCGACTTCCTCGGCGTGACGAGCGAGGCCGGCGAGTTCGTGTGGTGCCCCGAGGGTCTGCACGAGGGCGACGTGCACCTGCTCGGTGACGTCGAGGGGCGCGACGTGCTCGAGATCGGATGCGGATCCGCACCCTGCTCGCGTTGGTTGGCCAGTCACGGTGCCCGCGCGACGGGCCTCGACATCTCGGCCGGAATGCTGGCGCACGGCGCTGCGGCGATCGCGGCCCGCGAGGCATCGTCCCCGGGCAGTGCGTCACCCGCACTGATCCAGGCCTCCGCGGAGAACCTGCCGTTCGCCGACGCGTCCTTCGACGTGGTGTGCTCGGCCTTCGGCGCGATCCCGTTCGTCGCCGACTCCGCCGGAGTCATGCGTGAGGTCCGGCGCGTGTTGCGCCCCGGCGGACGGTGGGTGTTCTCGGTCAACCACCCGATGCGGTGGATCTTCCCGGACGATCCGGGCCCGGCCGGGCTGACCGCCACCATCCCCTACTTCGACCGCACGCCGTACGCCGAGTTCGATCCCGACGGCACCGCCACCTACGTCGAGCACCATCGCACCGTGGGCGACCGCGTTCGCGAGATCGTCGCCGCCGGGCTGACTCTGGTCGACATCGTCGAACCCGACTGGCCGGAGTGGCTCGATCGCGGGTGGGGTCAGTGGTCGCCGTTGCGTGGAGAGCTCTTCCCCGGCACCGCGATCTTCTGCTGCACCGCCTGA
- the polA gene encoding DNA polymerase I, producing MLIDGHSVAYRAFYALPAENFKTTSGQTTNAVYGFTSMLINLLRDESPTHVGAAFDVSRQTFRADKFPEYKANRIKTPDEFAGQIDITKDVLGALGIPVMAEPGFEADDIIATLTTQAVAAGYRVLVVTGDRDSLQLVNDQVTVLYPRKGVSDLTRFTPAEVESKYGLTPAQYPDFAALRGDPSDNLPGIPGVGEKTATKWIREYGSLEDLVDKVDTVRGKVGDALRANLSSVVLNRQLTEMVRDVPLPYTPDQLQLAPWDRERVHALFDDLEFRVLRDRLFATLSSTEPEAEEGFEVRGRALEPGELAEWLEAHTQDGVRTGLSVVGTRSPFDGDASAVAFASADGEGAYVETIGLTAEDEQALAAWFADESRPKALHEAKWALHALRGRGWPVAGLTSDTALAAYLVRPGQRSFALDDLSLRYLKRELRIEDAGDAQLSLLDSEDETQAAVAEGEILRAQAVLDLADALDRELDEIESAPLLSDMELPLLGVLATVENTGIAIDLDHLHDLQSQFAGEVSVAAEAAYAVIGKQINLGSPKQLQVVLFDELDMPKTKRTKTGYTTDAEALQSMFEKTEHPFLRHLLDHRDATRLKVTVDGLLKSVSDDGRIHTTFNQTIAATGRLSSTEPNLQNIPVKTSAGRRIREGFVVGEGYDSLMTADYSQIEMRIMAHVSKDEGLIEAFNTGEDLHSFVGSRAFGVPIDEVTPELRRRVKAMSYGLAYGLSAYGLSQQLKISTEEAKEQMEAYFSRFGGVRDYLHEVVEAARKVGYTSTLYGRRRYLPDLTSDNRQRREVAERAALNAPIQGTAADIIKVAMIDVQLGLVEAGLTSRMLLQVHDELVLEVVESERAEVEALVRDKMAHAIELSVPLDVSVGTGRTWDDAAH from the coding sequence ATGCTGATCGACGGTCACTCGGTGGCGTATCGCGCCTTCTACGCCCTGCCCGCCGAGAACTTCAAGACCACCAGCGGGCAGACCACCAACGCGGTGTACGGGTTCACCTCCATGCTCATCAATCTGCTGCGGGACGAGTCGCCCACGCACGTCGGCGCGGCCTTCGACGTCTCTCGTCAGACCTTCCGGGCGGACAAGTTCCCGGAGTACAAGGCCAATCGCATCAAGACGCCCGACGAGTTCGCGGGGCAGATCGACATCACCAAGGACGTCCTCGGAGCACTGGGCATCCCGGTGATGGCGGAGCCGGGCTTCGAGGCGGACGACATCATCGCCACCCTCACCACGCAGGCGGTCGCGGCGGGGTACCGGGTGCTGGTGGTCACCGGCGACCGGGACTCGCTGCAGTTGGTCAACGACCAGGTGACCGTCCTCTACCCGCGCAAGGGCGTCTCCGACCTGACGCGGTTCACGCCGGCGGAGGTCGAGAGCAAGTACGGACTCACCCCGGCCCAGTATCCGGACTTCGCGGCGCTGCGCGGAGACCCCAGCGACAATCTTCCCGGCATCCCGGGGGTGGGGGAGAAGACCGCCACCAAGTGGATCCGGGAGTACGGCAGCCTCGAGGACCTGGTCGACAAGGTCGACACCGTGCGAGGCAAGGTCGGCGACGCGCTGCGCGCCAATCTCTCCAGCGTCGTCCTCAATCGCCAGCTCACCGAGATGGTGCGCGACGTCCCTCTGCCGTACACACCGGATCAGCTGCAGCTGGCGCCGTGGGACCGCGAGCGCGTGCACGCGCTGTTCGACGATCTCGAGTTCCGTGTGTTGCGCGATCGGCTCTTCGCCACCCTCTCGTCGACCGAGCCGGAGGCGGAGGAGGGCTTCGAGGTGCGGGGCCGCGCGCTCGAACCGGGCGAGCTCGCCGAGTGGCTCGAGGCGCACACGCAGGACGGTGTCCGCACCGGGCTCTCCGTCGTGGGGACGCGGTCCCCGTTCGACGGTGACGCGTCGGCCGTCGCGTTCGCGTCGGCGGACGGGGAGGGCGCCTACGTCGAGACCATCGGGCTCACCGCCGAGGACGAGCAGGCGCTCGCGGCCTGGTTCGCGGACGAGTCGCGGCCCAAGGCTCTCCACGAGGCCAAGTGGGCGTTGCATGCGCTGCGCGGTCGCGGATGGCCCGTCGCGGGGCTGACCAGCGACACCGCACTCGCGGCCTACCTGGTCCGACCGGGGCAGCGGAGCTTCGCGCTCGACGACCTGTCGCTGCGGTACCTCAAGCGCGAGTTGCGCATCGAAGACGCCGGCGACGCCCAGCTGTCCCTGCTCGACAGCGAGGACGAGACGCAGGCAGCGGTGGCCGAGGGGGAGATACTGCGAGCGCAGGCGGTGCTGGATCTCGCGGACGCGCTGGACCGTGAGCTCGACGAGATCGAGTCCGCGCCGCTGCTCTCGGACATGGAGCTGCCGCTGCTCGGCGTGCTCGCCACCGTCGAGAACACCGGTATCGCGATCGATCTCGATCATCTGCACGACCTGCAGAGTCAGTTCGCCGGGGAGGTGAGCGTCGCCGCCGAGGCGGCCTACGCGGTGATCGGCAAGCAGATCAACCTCGGGTCACCCAAGCAGTTGCAGGTGGTCCTGTTCGACGAGCTCGACATGCCCAAGACCAAGCGCACCAAGACCGGCTACACCACCGATGCCGAAGCGCTGCAGTCGATGTTCGAGAAGACCGAGCATCCCTTCCTCCGGCACCTACTCGATCACCGGGACGCCACGCGGCTCAAGGTGACGGTCGACGGTCTGCTCAAGTCGGTCAGCGACGACGGGCGCATCCACACCACGTTCAACCAGACCATCGCCGCGACGGGTCGGCTGTCCTCCACCGAGCCCAACCTGCAGAACATTCCGGTCAAGACGTCCGCGGGCCGTCGCATCAGGGAGGGCTTCGTCGTCGGCGAGGGTTACGACTCGCTGATGACGGCGGACTACAGCCAGATCGAGATGCGGATCATGGCGCACGTCTCCAAGGACGAGGGGCTCATCGAGGCCTTCAACACCGGCGAGGATCTGCACAGCTTCGTCGGGTCGCGCGCTTTCGGGGTGCCCATCGACGAGGTGACGCCGGAGTTGCGCCGCCGGGTCAAGGCGATGTCGTACGGACTGGCGTACGGGCTCAGTGCCTACGGCCTCTCCCAGCAGCTCAAGATCTCCACCGAGGAGGCCAAGGAGCAGATGGAGGCGTACTTCTCCCGGTTCGGTGGGGTGCGCGACTATCTGCACGAGGTCGTGGAGGCGGCGCGCAAGGTCGGCTACACCTCGACTCTCTACGGACGTCGCCGCTACCTGCCGGATCTGACGAGCGACAATCGTCAGCGCCGCGAGGTCGCCGAGCGCGCGGCCCTCAACGCCCCCATCCAGGGCACCGCGGCCGACATCATCAAGGTCGCGATGATCGACGTCCAGCTCGGACTGGTCGAGGCCGGGCTCACCTCGCGGATGCTCCTCCAGGTGCACGACGAACTGGTGCTCGAGGTCGTCGAGTCCGAACGCGCCGAGGTCGAGGCGTTGGTCCGAGACAAGATGGCGCACGCCATCGAGCTGTCGGTGCCGCTCGACGTCTCCGTGGGAACGGGTCGCACCTGGGACGACGCCGCACACTGA
- the trxA gene encoding thioredoxin, with translation MATQTLTQQNFDETVTGNDVVLVDFWADWCGPCKQFAPTFEKSSEQHPDVVFGKVDTEAEQGLAAAANIRSIPTLMAFREGVLVFAQPGALPQAALEDLVGQIKGLDMDDVRKQIAEQQAAAE, from the coding sequence GTGGCAACGCAGACCCTCACCCAGCAGAACTTCGACGAGACCGTCACCGGTAACGACGTCGTTCTGGTCGACTTCTGGGCCGACTGGTGCGGACCGTGCAAGCAGTTCGCCCCGACGTTCGAGAAGTCCTCGGAGCAGCACCCCGACGTCGTGTTCGGCAAGGTCGACACCGAGGCGGAGCAGGGACTCGCCGCCGCCGCGAACATCCGCTCGATTCCCACGCTCATGGCGTTCCGCGAGGGCGTCCTCGTCTTCGCGCAGCCCGGCGCACTTCCGCAGGCGGCGCTCGAGGACCTGGTCGGCCAGATCAAGGGCCTGGACATGGACGACGTCCGCAAGCAGATCGCGGAGCAGCAGGCCGCGGCCGAGTGA
- a CDS encoding branched-chain amino acid ABC transporter permease translates to MDIIGAIQVSLAQLVGPSAIFYALLAIGLNLHFGYAGLLNFGQIGFALLGGYGVGIMTITYEQPLWLGILVGLAAAGLLALVLGIPTLRLRADYLAIVTIAASEILRLVFRSTASNGVTGSTNGLFGFADPFTNLSPFDSGKQYSFVGVKFYGDDLWAMVVGWSLVLILCGLVYLLTHSPWGRVLKAVREDEDAARSLGKNVFVYKMQALVLGGVIGGMGGVFNALQTKSINPDFYSTAQTFFAFGALILGGAATVFGPVVGAMLFWFFLSIPDVLLRQAAAGDDPLIPMTEQQVGATRFVLLGILIAVLMIFRPQGLLGNKREVQLDAK, encoded by the coding sequence ATGGACATCATCGGAGCAATCCAGGTATCGCTGGCCCAGCTCGTCGGGCCCTCCGCGATCTTCTACGCACTTCTCGCCATCGGACTGAACCTGCACTTCGGCTACGCAGGACTGCTCAACTTCGGTCAGATCGGCTTCGCCCTGCTGGGCGGATACGGCGTCGGCATCATGACCATCACGTACGAACAGCCGCTGTGGCTCGGCATCCTCGTCGGACTCGCGGCAGCCGGTCTCCTCGCGCTCGTGCTCGGTATCCCCACCCTGCGACTGCGGGCGGACTATCTCGCCATCGTCACCATCGCGGCGTCGGAGATCCTGCGACTGGTCTTCCGGTCCACCGCGTCGAACGGTGTCACCGGATCGACCAACGGCCTCTTCGGTTTCGCCGATCCGTTCACCAACCTCAGCCCGTTCGACTCGGGCAAGCAGTACTCGTTCGTCGGCGTGAAGTTCTACGGCGACGACCTGTGGGCCATGGTGGTCGGATGGTCACTGGTGCTGATCCTGTGCGGACTCGTGTACCTGCTCACGCACAGCCCCTGGGGACGCGTCCTCAAGGCGGTGCGCGAGGACGAGGACGCCGCCCGCTCGCTGGGCAAGAACGTCTTCGTCTACAAGATGCAGGCCCTCGTCCTCGGTGGCGTCATCGGCGGTATGGGCGGCGTGTTCAACGCTCTGCAGACCAAGTCGATCAACCCCGACTTCTACTCGACGGCGCAGACCTTCTTCGCCTTCGGCGCACTGATCCTCGGCGGTGCGGCCACGGTCTTCGGTCCGGTCGTCGGAGCCATGCTCTTCTGGTTCTTCCTGTCGATCCCCGACGTGCTGCTGCGTCAGGCCGCCGCCGGCGACGACCCGCTCATTCCGATGACCGAACAGCAGGTCGGCGCCACACGATTCGTCCTCCTCGGCATCCTCATCGCGGTGCTGATGATCTTCCGCCCGCAGGGACTGCTGGGCAACAAGCGGGAGGTACAGCTCGATGCCAAGTAA
- a CDS encoding 2'-5' RNA ligase family protein, whose amino-acid sequence MVQSVELLLDERSDDAIRREWNYLAELGLPSQARHAGASNRPHVTIAVASRIDDVAERRLAALIADGRDAGSWRFPESVRLGGLVVFGGSRAVLARSVVPTAALLDLHARVYEALADSPGIPPHLEPGHWTPHVTLAMRARPEDIGSAASHLVTDLQDVDAEVSAVRRWDGDARADWLIG is encoded by the coding sequence ATGGTGCAGTCGGTGGAACTCCTCCTGGACGAGCGCAGCGACGATGCGATTCGGCGCGAGTGGAACTACCTCGCCGAGCTGGGCCTGCCGAGTCAGGCTCGGCACGCGGGGGCGTCCAACCGTCCGCACGTCACCATCGCGGTCGCGTCGAGGATCGACGACGTCGCCGAGCGCCGGCTCGCCGCTCTGATCGCCGACGGACGAGACGCCGGGTCGTGGCGGTTCCCCGAGTCGGTACGCCTCGGCGGGTTGGTGGTCTTCGGCGGATCGCGGGCGGTCCTGGCCCGCTCCGTCGTGCCGACCGCGGCTCTCCTGGATCTGCACGCGCGGGTGTACGAGGCGCTCGCCGACTCGCCCGGCATTCCCCCGCATCTCGAACCCGGGCACTGGACTCCGCACGTGACCCTGGCGATGCGCGCGCGTCCCGAGGACATCGGTTCCGCAGCATCGCATCTCGTGACCGATCTTCAGGACGTCGACGCCGAGGTGTCGGCCGTCCGTCGCTGGGACGGCGACGCGAGAGCCGACTGGCTCATCGGGTGA
- a CDS encoding GlxA family transcriptional regulator has product MLTKVVVPLLPLTEAFELGVACEVFGFDRSDDGLPVYDFSLIAAVPDPIRTRFGYSIDVPYDLDRLDDADLIIMSAGGTATAPDGTFACGTGDGHDLEPLAEKLRAAVARGARVASLCTGAFVLGEAGLLDGRRCTTHWRHAARLAERFPGATVDSNVLYVQDGNVYTSAGTAAGIDLCLHIVRSTQGAAVANGIARRMVVPPHRDGGQAQYVAVPVPTCDSDTLAPLIDWIAENLREDLTVDVLAARVSMSPRTFARRFQAETGTTPARWISDQRVLEAQRLLESSDLSVDAVADTVGFGSAAVLRQHFLRLRRTTPQSYRRTFRAAPVSV; this is encoded by the coding sequence ATGCTGACGAAGGTGGTCGTCCCGCTCCTGCCGTTGACCGAGGCGTTCGAACTGGGTGTCGCGTGCGAGGTCTTCGGATTCGACCGGTCGGACGACGGACTGCCGGTCTACGACTTCTCGCTGATCGCGGCCGTCCCCGACCCGATCCGCACTCGGTTCGGCTACTCCATCGACGTCCCGTACGACCTCGATCGACTCGACGACGCGGATCTGATCATCATGTCCGCGGGTGGTACCGCGACGGCGCCGGACGGCACGTTCGCCTGCGGCACCGGTGACGGCCACGACCTCGAGCCGCTGGCCGAGAAGTTGCGCGCTGCCGTGGCGAGAGGCGCGCGCGTCGCGAGCCTGTGCACCGGCGCCTTCGTTCTCGGCGAGGCGGGACTGCTGGACGGACGTCGGTGCACGACCCACTGGCGCCATGCGGCGCGCCTGGCCGAGCGCTTTCCCGGCGCCACGGTCGACTCGAACGTGCTCTACGTCCAGGACGGCAACGTCTACACCAGCGCGGGAACCGCTGCCGGGATCGACCTGTGCCTGCACATCGTGCGGTCCACACAGGGCGCCGCGGTGGCCAACGGCATCGCACGACGCATGGTGGTGCCCCCGCACCGTGACGGCGGCCAGGCCCAGTACGTCGCGGTGCCCGTCCCCACCTGCGACTCGGACACCCTCGCCCCGCTCATCGACTGGATCGCCGAGAACCTGCGCGAGGACCTCACTGTGGACGTCCTGGCAGCACGCGTCTCGATGTCGCCCCGCACCTTCGCTCGCCGATTCCAGGCGGAGACGGGCACGACCCCGGCACGCTGGATCAGCGATCAGCGCGTTCTCGAGGCGCAGCGACTCCTCGAGTCCAGTGACCTGTCGGTGGACGCCGTCGCGGACACCGTGGGATTCGGTTCCGCGGCGGTGTTGCGCCAGCACTTCCTGCGGCTACGCCGCACCACACCGCAGTCCTACCGGCGCACCTTCCGGGCGGCGCCCGTCTCGGTCTGA
- a CDS encoding DMT family transporter, whose protein sequence is MLVLQFLATAAVWGASFLFMKVGLEGLSFVQVVLARLVLGAATLLILLRPMHVRLPRRGVVWLHSTFLAVVQCILPWLLFAWAEQEIDSATASIVNATTPLMTTVLAFAVLPAERPTLLRAAGLLIGFAGIVVVFAPWESGLSGSPRAQLACLGATASYGVALVYLRRFVIPLGVPSLAVATMQIGLAAMMMLVAAPVVASDAVRLDVPVVASMLALGCAGTGLAFLWNTNVVTGWGPSAASTVTYLSPVVGIALGALVLDESVTANAVLGTALIIVGVVVTTRRRAASVAAPPVTR, encoded by the coding sequence GTGCTCGTACTGCAGTTCCTGGCCACCGCAGCGGTGTGGGGCGCGAGCTTCCTGTTCATGAAGGTGGGCCTCGAGGGGCTGAGCTTCGTCCAGGTGGTGCTGGCGCGACTCGTCCTCGGTGCGGCCACACTGCTGATCCTGTTGCGTCCCATGCATGTTCGACTCCCGCGGCGAGGAGTCGTGTGGCTCCACTCGACGTTCCTCGCGGTGGTGCAGTGCATCCTCCCGTGGCTGCTGTTCGCGTGGGCGGAGCAGGAGATCGACTCGGCCACGGCATCCATCGTCAACGCGACGACGCCGCTCATGACGACGGTGCTGGCCTTCGCCGTTCTTCCCGCCGAACGGCCGACTCTGCTGCGCGCCGCGGGCCTCCTGATCGGCTTCGCCGGCATCGTCGTGGTGTTCGCGCCGTGGGAGAGCGGTCTGAGTGGCAGCCCGCGTGCGCAGCTGGCGTGCCTCGGCGCCACCGCGTCCTACGGTGTCGCGCTGGTGTACCTGCGTCGGTTCGTCATCCCGCTGGGTGTGCCGTCGTTGGCGGTGGCGACGATGCAGATCGGTCTCGCCGCGATGATGATGCTGGTCGCGGCACCCGTGGTGGCGAGCGACGCGGTGCGTCTCGACGTGCCCGTCGTCGCGTCGATGCTCGCGCTCGGCTGTGCCGGCACCGGGCTGGCCTTCCTGTGGAACACCAACGTCGTGACGGGATGGGGACCGTCCGCCGCGTCGACCGTGACGTACCTCAGTCCCGTCGTCGGCATCGCGCTCGGCGCCCTCGTGCTCGACGAGTCGGTCACCGCGAACGCGGTGCTCGGTACCGCGCTCATCATCGTCGGGGTGGTGGTCACGACGAGGCGCCGAGCCGCCTCGGTGGCCGCGCCGCCTGTCACCCGATGA